One window from the genome of Bubalus kerabau isolate K-KA32 ecotype Philippines breed swamp buffalo chromosome 17, PCC_UOA_SB_1v2, whole genome shotgun sequence encodes:
- the LOC129632210 gene encoding LOW QUALITY PROTEIN: zinc finger protein 345-like (The sequence of the model RefSeq protein was modified relative to this genomic sequence to represent the inferred CDS: substituted 1 base at 1 genomic stop codon) has protein sequence MPKNPALEDVFPKANLGIYQTFHLRNLNLMKDWEYTRVYERQRGCLYGHKEMETLTNNARSTAKRNEQPESNWEKQQLQSSLSAEKCKCLRKDVHPFLKHTCSLKENVENLEGNLVSTANTHSDNCERRLRLNIHSRMSEHLQFNNECENSKSKQFQGSVSRVSLFFPQQISSIQSKIYNVEDNGRDAIQPSFFNTYCDMVNTQQLSRYNKMSQTLSKSPSSNNYKSIYGGLRRYSGNETRYTVEGDSNLKKHQGPESLNRDSKINKCRNTFDQMSGFSVDKSTCTGDRTCSEYGKVSNHCSELTQQDTVQNPQKENKCKVCEKGFSKSCNLSRHRRIHTGRKPFKCTECSRAFNCHSLLTQHQRIHAGKKPYICKECNKAFHCSSFLTEHQRIHTGEKPYKCTVCGKAFTYNSDLIEHQRIHTGEKPYKCTECSKAFTYNSLLIQHRRTHTGEKPYKCTECSKAFTYNSDRIEHQRIHTGEKPYICKECNKAFRRSSFLTQHQRIHTGQKPYKCTECGKAFTYKSLLIKHRRIHTGEKPYKCTECSKAFTXNSSLIQHQRIHAGEKPYKCTECSKAFICNSDLIEHQRIHTGEKPYRCKVCNKAFRRSSFLTRHQQIHAGEKPYKCTVCGKAFTYNSNLIQHQQIHTGEKPYKCTECSKAFICYSDLTYHKRIHTEEKPYICKECNKAFHHCSVLTRHHRIHTGEKPYKCKECGRAFIRSSALTQHHRIHTGDRRYKCTECGKTFITRYNLTEHRRVHTGERPYTCTECGKAFGYRSALTLHRRMHTGERRYECTECGKAFSQSAHLSKHQRTHTGEKL, from the coding sequence ATGCCAAAGAATCCAGCATTAGAAGATGTATTCCCAAAAGCAAACCTAGGAATATATCAAACATTTCACCTCagaaacttaaatttaatgaaagattGGGAATATACCAGGGTATATGAAAGACAGAGAGGATGTTTATATGGacataaagaaatggagacacTTACAAATAATGCTAGGAGTACtgcaaaaagaaatgagcaaCCTGAGTCAAATTGGGAAAAACAGCAACTTCAATCTTCACTATCTGCCGAGAAGTGTAAGTGTTTAAGAAAAGATGTCCATCCTTTTTTGAAACATACATGTTCTCTAAAAGAAAACGTGGAAAATCTGGAAGGTAATCTAGTCTCTACTGCAAATACTCATTCAGACAATTGTGAACGTAGGCTTCGACTAAAcatacattcaaggatgtctgaacACCTACAATTTAACAATGAGTGTGAAAATTCAAAATCTAAGCAATTTCAGGGATCCGTGAGCAGGGTGTCATTGTTCTTCCCCCAACAGATATCTTCTATCCAGTCCAAGATATATAATGTTGAGGATAATGGAagagatgcaatccaaccatcattCTTCAATACATATTGTGATATGGTTAATACACAACAACTTTCCAGGTATAATAAAATGAGTCAGACCTTAAGTAAGAGCCCCAGCTCCAATAATTACAAGAGTATTTATGGCGGACTGAGAAGATATTCAGGCAATGAAACTAGGTATACAGTTGAAGGAGACTCAAACCTTAAGAAACATCAGGGACCCGAATCTTTAAACAGGGattctaaaattaataaatgtagaaataccTTTGATCAAATGTCAGGTTTTTCTGTAGATAAGAGTACTTGTACTGGAGACAGGACTTGTAGTGAATATGGTAAGGTTTCTAATCACTGTTCAGAACTTACTCAACAGGACACTgttcagaatccacagaaagaaaacaagtgtaagGTATGTGAGAAAGGGTTTAGTAAGTCATGCAATCTTAGTAGACATAGGAGAATTCATACAGGAAGGAAacctttcaaatgtacagaatgtagcagagCATTTAACTGTCACTCacttcttactcaacatcagcgaattcatgctggaaagaaaccttatatatgtaaagaatgtaacaaagcctttcattgttcctcatttcttactgaacatcagcgaattcacactggagagaaaccgtataaatgtacagtatgtggcaaagcctttacttacaactcagaccttattgaacatcagcgaattcatactggagagaaaccttataaatgtacagaatgtagcaaagcctttacttacaactcacttcttattcaacatcggcgaactcatacaggagagaaaccttataaatgtacagaatgtagcaaagcctttacttataaTTCAGACCGTattgaacatcagcgaattcatactggagagaaaccttatatatgtaaagaatgtaacaaagcctttcgtcgctcctcatttcttactcaacatcagcgaattcacactggacagaaaccttataaatgtacagaatgtggcaaagcctttacttacaagtCACTTCTTATTAAACAtcggagaattcatactggagagaaaccttataaatgtacagaatgtagcaaagcctttacttaaaACTCAagccttattcaacatcagcgaattcatgctggagagaaaccttataaatgtacagaatgtagcaaagcctttatttGCAACTCAGACCTTattgaacatcagcgaattcatactggagagaaaccttatagaTGTAAAgtatgtaacaaagcctttcgtcGCTCCTCATTTCTTACTCGACATCAGCAAATTcacgctggagagaaaccttataaatgtacagtatgtggcaaagcctttacttacaactcaaatcttattcaacatcagcaaattcatactggagagaaaccttataaatgtacagaatgtagcaaagcctttatctgTTACTCAGATCTAACCTATCATAAGCGAATCCATACTGAAGAGAagccttatatatgtaaagaatgtaacaaagcctttcatcATTGCTCAGTTCTTACTAGACATCATCGAATCCATACTGGGGAGAAACCatacaaatgtaaagaatgtggcagAGCCTTTATTAGGAGTTCAGCCCTTACTCAACATCACCGAATTCATACCGGGGATAGAcgttataaatgtacagaatgtggcaagaCCTTTATTACGCGTTATAACCTTACTGAACATCGGCGCGtgcatactggagagagaccatATACATGTactgaatgtggcaaagcctttggtTACAGGTCAGCTCTTACTCTGCATCGGCGAATGCATACTGGAGAGAGACGTTATGAATGTAccgaatgtggcaaagcctttagtcAGAGTGCTCATCTCAGTAAACATCAGAGAacacacactggagagaaactctAG